A genome region from Halorussus pelagicus includes the following:
- a CDS encoding plastocyanin/azurin family copper-binding protein, which produces MTDSTRRRFLRSATAASATAALAGLAGCAGVLSDEGQTTPIEYTLPEAAESVEVKMGPDGSNRNDPEIVHIEVGGTVTWTNASRNHSATAYAPENDFPRRIPEDAASWDTGVLLDKGESASHTFETPGVYDYYCTPHEPLGMVGTVVVGDPDPADQPGLKPPRDDRAGGSAAKLETLNAKVRSGLEK; this is translated from the coding sequence ATGACCGATTCGACGCGCCGTCGATTCCTCCGGAGCGCGACCGCCGCCAGCGCGACTGCCGCCCTCGCCGGTCTCGCGGGGTGTGCGGGCGTCCTCTCGGACGAGGGACAGACCACGCCGATTGAGTACACGCTCCCCGAGGCCGCCGAGAGCGTCGAGGTGAAGATGGGACCGGACGGCTCGAACCGTAACGACCCCGAAATCGTCCATATCGAGGTCGGCGGCACCGTGACGTGGACCAACGCCTCGCGGAACCACTCGGCGACGGCTTACGCGCCCGAGAACGACTTCCCGCGCCGGATTCCCGAGGACGCCGCGTCGTGGGACACCGGTGTTCTTCTCGACAAGGGCGAATCAGCCTCCCACACCTTCGAGACGCCGGGCGTCTACGACTACTACTGCACGCCCCACGAACCGCTGGGCATGGTCGGCACCGTCGTCGTCGGTGACCCCGACCCGGCCGACCAACCCGGTCTGAAACCGCCCCGCGACGACCGTGCGGGCGGGTCCGCGGCGAAGCTTGAGACGCTGAACGCGAAAGTGCGGTCGGGACTGGAGAAATAG
- a CDS encoding HAD family hydrolase, with amino-acid sequence MAVSFDLFGTLVDADRPDDPASAVAAELDARGVTVPDDWAAAYREVHVDAPEGAEVPLMAHVSAALASRGVEAPSNAARRAVISAFDPDVETREGAVEAVRAASERGPVAILSNCAVPQLARKALIRSNLDRESFDAIVTSVACGWRKPDARAFETCADQLGVSVADLAHVGDDPRTDGGIEDCGGEAVFLSDVPLTAFPDWVEGRR; translated from the coding sequence GTGGCAGTATCGTTCGACCTCTTCGGAACTCTCGTGGACGCGGACCGACCGGACGACCCCGCGAGCGCCGTCGCCGCGGAACTCGACGCGCGCGGCGTCACGGTCCCGGACGACTGGGCCGCGGCCTACCGCGAGGTCCACGTCGATGCGCCCGAGGGCGCGGAGGTCCCGCTGATGGCCCACGTCAGCGCCGCCTTGGCGAGCAGAGGCGTCGAGGCACCGAGCAACGCCGCACGCCGGGCGGTCATCTCGGCGTTCGACCCCGATGTGGAGACCCGCGAGGGCGCGGTCGAAGCGGTCCGCGCGGCCAGCGAACGCGGCCCAGTCGCTATCCTCTCGAACTGCGCGGTGCCGCAACTCGCCCGGAAGGCGCTGATTCGCTCGAACCTCGACCGCGAGTCGTTCGACGCCATCGTCACCAGCGTCGCCTGCGGGTGGCGAAAGCCCGACGCCCGTGCGTTCGAGACTTGCGCTGACCAACTCGGCGTTTCCGTCGCCGACCTCGCGCACGTCGGCGACGACCCCCGGACCGACGGCGGTATTGAGGACTGTGGCGGCGAAGCAGTCTTCCTGTCGGACGTTCCGCTCACCGCGTTCCCCGACTGGGTGGAGGGTCGGCGTTGA
- the cbiB gene encoding adenosylcobinamide-phosphate synthase CbiB, with protein MNPAVPIALALVLDGLVAELPRRLHPVAWFGSLVAPFDREWSRPRLAGLGVAVALPLLAAALVALGVEIAARASPVAGALAAGLVVFATTSLRMLTGKTAEVVAATETDLPTARERLRWLAGRDAANLSAGEVRSAAVESAAENLADGVVAALLAFALFAPVSLAAGTGAAAWVKAVNTLDSMLGYPEKSHGTASARLDDFVMWIPARASAGLLALAAALPTARAAASGPTSLAAARRWADAAPSPNSGWPMATLAAVLDARLEKPGVYVLNPEAALPSVETSRAGIRVVGLAGVLAFVFAGAFSGGASALAPEVVSWF; from the coding sequence TTGAACCCCGCGGTCCCGATTGCGCTCGCGCTGGTCCTCGACGGGCTGGTCGCGGAACTCCCGCGGCGACTCCACCCCGTCGCGTGGTTCGGGTCGCTGGTCGCTCCGTTCGACCGCGAGTGGTCCCGGCCGCGACTCGCGGGTCTCGGTGTCGCCGTCGCGCTCCCCCTGCTTGCGGCCGCGCTGGTCGCGCTTGGGGTCGAAATTGCCGCTCGCGCCTCCCCCGTCGCTGGCGCGCTCGCGGCCGGACTCGTCGTCTTCGCCACGACCAGTCTCCGGATGCTCACCGGGAAAACCGCCGAGGTCGTCGCCGCGACCGAGACCGACCTGCCGACCGCGCGCGAGCGACTGCGCTGGCTGGCTGGCCGCGACGCCGCGAACCTCTCGGCGGGCGAGGTCCGGAGCGCCGCCGTCGAGAGCGCGGCCGAGAACCTCGCCGACGGCGTGGTGGCCGCCCTGCTCGCGTTCGCGCTGTTCGCCCCGGTCTCGCTCGCCGCCGGGACCGGAGCGGCGGCGTGGGTGAAGGCGGTCAACACCCTGGATTCGATGCTGGGCTACCCCGAGAAGTCCCACGGCACGGCGAGCGCGCGCCTCGACGATTTTGTCATGTGGATTCCCGCACGCGCGAGCGCGGGGTTGCTCGCGCTCGCCGCCGCCCTCCCGACCGCCCGCGCCGCCGCGTCGGGACCCACCTCACTCGCCGCCGCTCGCCGGTGGGCCGACGCCGCGCCCTCGCCTAACTCCGGGTGGCCGATGGCGACCCTCGCGGCGGTCCTCGACGCCCGCCTCGAAAAGCCGGGCGTCTACGTGCTGAACCCCGAGGCCGCGCTCCCCTCGGTCGAAACCTCGCGGGCCGGAATCCGGGTCGTCGGTCTCGCGGGCGTCCTCGCGTTCGTCTTCGCCGGGGCGTTCTCGGGGGGCGCAAGCGCCCTCGCTCCGGAGGTGGTCTCGTGGTTCTGA
- the cobS gene encoding adenosylcobinamide-GDP ribazoletransferase produces MVLTAVRGALGFLTRLPTGRSEAAWTAFSETPAAFPLAGWVAGALAVTPLAVAAISPLPVPTAAFGYLLALYAVTGINHADGVADLGDAAVVHGDPEERRAVLKDTEVGVGAVLSLALVLAGLALAALALAGLPAVSPATAAVGVPAAVAIAVAAEVGAKLGMAALACLGDPAFEGLGSAFTDNRPAALVAPALVAVPVALLGVPAVAALGGALAGALGVLRWSRANLGGVNGDAFGAANELGRLAGLHLGVVAWTLS; encoded by the coding sequence GTGGTTCTGACCGCCGTTCGGGGCGCGCTCGGCTTTCTCACCCGCCTGCCGACCGGCCGGAGCGAAGCGGCGTGGACCGCGTTCAGCGAGACGCCCGCCGCCTTCCCGCTGGCCGGGTGGGTCGCCGGCGCGCTGGCCGTGACGCCGCTTGCGGTTGCGGCGATTTCGCCCCTCCCGGTCCCGACCGCCGCGTTCGGCTACCTGCTCGCGCTCTACGCCGTCACCGGAATCAACCACGCCGACGGGGTGGCAGACCTCGGCGACGCCGCGGTCGTTCACGGCGACCCGGAGGAGCGCCGCGCGGTGCTGAAGGACACCGAGGTCGGCGTCGGAGCGGTGCTTTCGCTCGCGCTCGTCCTCGCGGGACTCGCGCTGGCCGCGCTGGCGCTGGCCGGACTGCCCGCCGTTTCGCCCGCCACCGCCGCGGTCGGCGTGCCCGCCGCGGTCGCCATCGCCGTCGCCGCGGAGGTCGGCGCGAAACTCGGGATGGCCGCGCTGGCCTGCCTCGGCGACCCCGCTTTCGAGGGACTGGGGTCGGCGTTCACCGACAACCGCCCGGCCGCGCTGGTCGCTCCGGCGCTCGTTGCGGTCCCGGTCGCCCTGCTCGGCGTCCCCGCCGTCGCGGCGCTCGGCGGCGCGCTGGCGGGCGCGCTTGGCGTCCTGCGCTGGTCGCGGGCTAACCTCGGCGGAGTCAACGGCGACGCCTTCGGCGCGGCGAACGAACTCGGCCGACTCGCGGGCCTGCATCTGGGGGTGGTCGCGTGGACGCTCTCGTGA
- a CDS encoding NTP transferase domain-containing protein yields MCGGRGTRLDSDREKPLFEVGGRSMVARVADALAESDIETVRAVVSPNAPATRTFADERDDLATVETPGEGYVADLQVALEAVEPPVLTVAADLPLLDADAVNEVIDAYGRTEGELSMTVCVPAELKRALGASLDTAFERDGRELAPTGVNVVAETDGETMYETYDARLAVNVNRLPDAALAEGLL; encoded by the coding sequence ATGTGCGGCGGCCGGGGCACCCGCCTCGACAGCGACCGCGAGAAACCCCTGTTCGAGGTTGGCGGCCGCTCGATGGTCGCCCGCGTCGCCGACGCGCTCGCCGAGAGCGACATCGAGACCGTCCGCGCGGTCGTCTCGCCGAACGCGCCCGCAACTCGAACATTCGCCGACGAACGCGACGACCTCGCCACCGTCGAGACGCCGGGCGAGGGCTACGTCGCGGACTTACAGGTCGCGCTGGAGGCGGTCGAACCGCCGGTCCTGACCGTCGCGGCCGACCTGCCACTGCTCGACGCAGACGCCGTAAACGAGGTCATCGACGCCTACGGCAGGACGGAAGGCGAACTGTCGATGACCGTCTGCGTTCCGGCCGAACTCAAGCGCGCGCTCGGCGCGAGCCTCGACACCGCCTTCGAGCGCGACGGCCGGGAACTCGCCCCGACCGGTGTCAACGTCGTCGCCGAAACCGACGGAGAAACCATGTACGAAACCTACGACGCACGACTGGCAGTGAACGTGAATCGACTCCCAGATGCCGCCCTCGCGGAGGGTCTGCTATGA
- a CDS encoding nicotinate-nucleotide--dimethylbenzimidazole phosphoribosyltransferase, which translates to MRLLLFAGTTRTAEIDGISAAGADPEAMVKTPSADAEILEYGEPVRLPEIPVSPSGCPTPALVTRAVRDVADFETGVVDAGLAEPSAAPTVSVGARPGEDIREDDPVATAPGAYAAARQFGRQIPDDEVMVAETIPGGTTTALGVMTALGEERGVSSSLPDNPIEQKREVVADALAASGLQPGDARGDPRLAVRRAGDPVLASAAGFVVGAARTGTAITLAGGTQMLAVAALARHADLDAPLSLATTTFVAEDPATDLREAAVEFDLDLTVTDPEFEASDHPAMARYVAGEAKEGVGMGGALALAEREGIPMARVRDRIRTLYDELVEGDAADGDSALAERDDGPR; encoded by the coding sequence ATGAGACTGCTTCTGTTCGCCGGAACGACCCGGACCGCCGAAATCGACGGGATAAGCGCCGCTGGCGCGGACCCAGAGGCGATGGTCAAGACGCCGAGCGCCGACGCCGAGATTCTGGAGTACGGCGAACCCGTCCGCCTGCCGGAGATTCCGGTCAGTCCTTCCGGGTGTCCGACGCCCGCGCTCGTGACCCGAGCGGTCCGCGATGTCGCCGACTTCGAGACCGGCGTCGTGGACGCCGGACTCGCCGAACCGAGCGCCGCGCCGACCGTCTCTGTCGGCGCGCGCCCCGGCGAGGACATCCGCGAGGACGACCCCGTGGCGACCGCACCGGGGGCCTACGCCGCCGCCCGGCAGTTCGGCCGCCAGATACCGGACGACGAAGTCATGGTTGCCGAGACGATTCCCGGCGGCACGACGACCGCGCTCGGGGTCATGACCGCGCTCGGCGAGGAACGCGGCGTCTCCTCGTCGCTCCCCGACAACCCCATCGAGCAGAAGCGCGAGGTGGTCGCCGACGCGCTCGCCGCCAGCGGACTGCAACCCGGCGACGCTCGGGGCGACCCCCGTCTGGCGGTCCGGCGCGCGGGCGACCCGGTGCTGGCGAGCGCCGCGGGGTTCGTCGTCGGGGCCGCCCGGACCGGCACCGCGATTACGCTCGCTGGCGGGACCCAGATGCTCGCAGTCGCGGCGCTCGCGCGCCACGCCGACCTCGACGCGCCGCTCTCGCTCGCCACGACGACGTTCGTCGCCGAGGACCCCGCCACGGACCTCCGAGAGGCCGCCGTCGAGTTCGACCTCGACTTGACCGTCACCGACCCCGAGTTCGAGGCCTCGGACCACCCCGCGATGGCTCGGTACGTCGCCGGAGAGGCCAAGGAGGGCGTCGGGATGGGCGGGGCCTTGGCGCTCGCCGAGCGCGAGGGGATTCCGATGGCCCGCGTCCGCGACCGGATTCGGACGCTGTACGACGAACTGGTCGAGGGCGACGCCGCCGACGGCGACTCGGCCCTCGCGGAGCGCGACGATGGACCCCGATAG
- the cobD gene encoding threonine-phosphate decarboxylase CobD — MDPDSVREVGRVPHGGSDDPDLLDFSANTNPRTPPGTREVYADALDASRSYPDDDYPEFRAAAADFADCDPEAVVPTPGGLAALRLAFAVSVAPGDSVLVPYPSFGEYAREIRLQGGEPEFVAHDRLLETDPRDHAAAVVCNPNNPTGDACDPDALRDFATRCREADTLLVADEAFLGFTDRESLAGTDGCVVARSLTKLFGLPGLRAGFAVAVGEVGADLATARRAWSLGTPAARVGAHCLRADEFVAETRERVRRERARMADALGENFGVHPSKAPFLLLDTGERDPAEIVRRARERGVAIRDATTFRGLDSHVRVAVRAPEENDRLLEVLDDV; from the coding sequence ATGGACCCCGATAGCGTCCGGGAGGTCGGCCGGGTGCCCCACGGCGGGAGTGACGACCCCGACCTGCTCGACTTCAGCGCGAACACCAACCCGCGGACGCCGCCGGGAACCCGCGAGGTCTACGCCGACGCGCTCGACGCCTCGCGGTCGTATCCGGACGACGACTACCCCGAGTTCCGGGCCGCGGCCGCCGACTTCGCGGATTGTGACCCCGAGGCGGTCGTCCCGACGCCGGGCGGTCTCGCGGCGCTCCGCCTCGCGTTCGCCGTGAGCGTCGCGCCCGGCGACTCCGTGTTGGTCCCCTATCCGAGTTTCGGCGAGTACGCCCGTGAGATTCGCTTGCAGGGCGGCGAACCGGAGTTCGTCGCGCACGACCGACTGCTTGAGACCGACCCGCGAGACCACGCCGCGGCCGTGGTCTGCAATCCGAACAACCCGACCGGCGACGCCTGCGACCCCGACGCGCTCCGCGACTTTGCAACTCGGTGCCGCGAGGCTGACACGCTCCTCGTGGCCGACGAGGCGTTTCTCGGGTTCACCGACCGCGAGTCGCTGGCGGGCACCGATGGATGCGTCGTCGCGCGCTCGCTGACCAAACTCTTCGGCCTGCCGGGTCTCCGCGCCGGGTTCGCCGTCGCGGTCGGCGAGGTCGGCGCGGACCTCGCCACCGCCCGGCGAGCGTGGTCGCTCGGAACCCCGGCGGCCCGCGTCGGCGCGCACTGCCTGCGAGCGGACGAGTTCGTCGCCGAGACCCGCGAGCGCGTCCGCCGGGAGCGCGCCCGGATGGCCGATGCGCTCGGCGAGAACTTCGGCGTTCACCCCTCGAAAGCGCCCTTCCTCCTGTTGGACACCGGCGAGCGCGACCCCGCGGAAATCGTCCGGCGCGCCCGCGAGCGCGGCGTCGCTATTCGGGACGCCACGACGTTCCGGGGTCTCGACTCGCACGTCCGAGTTGCGGTCCGAGCGCCCGAGGAAAACGACCGACTGCTGGAGGTTCTTGACGATGTCTGA
- a CDS encoding adenosylcobinamide amidohydrolase: protein MSEDCAFETTVSEGVLRVRHEGARWLSTGWSGGEWRADAADNVSVPEGFDRTDLDAYLAERRRAAGFEDSGPALLTGVDLRHARAARLGSVSAVATAGVSNPAALPMDPAAESADESADSVAGDERADSASRDAESGDDSTLPEVGTVNVVVGTERSLADGALANLLAVAVEAKTATLLATTGFPGTTSDAAIAACDPAGEEVAFSGSATEVGSSARACVREAVRASVESRYGDRTDATIPKSVGDADHGVRTDRRAAVFNP, encoded by the coding sequence ATGTCTGAGGACTGCGCGTTCGAGACGACCGTCAGCGAGGGCGTCCTCCGGGTCCGCCACGAGGGCGCGCGCTGGCTCTCGACGGGGTGGTCGGGCGGCGAGTGGCGCGCCGACGCCGCCGACAACGTCTCGGTCCCCGAGGGCTTCGACCGCACGGACCTCGACGCCTACCTCGCCGAGCGCCGTCGGGCGGCGGGGTTCGAGGATTCGGGACCCGCGCTCCTCACGGGCGTCGATTTGCGCCACGCTCGCGCCGCCCGACTGGGTTCGGTCTCCGCGGTGGCGACCGCGGGGGTCTCGAACCCCGCCGCGCTCCCGATGGACCCCGCGGCCGAGTCCGCCGACGAGTCGGCGGACTCGGTCGCAGGCGATGAGCGTGCGGATTCGGCGTCGAGAGACGCCGAATCCGGCGACGACTCGACGCTCCCCGAGGTCGGCACGGTCAACGTCGTCGTCGGCACCGAGCGGTCGCTGGCCGACGGCGCGCTGGCGAACCTGCTCGCGGTTGCAGTCGAAGCCAAGACCGCGACCCTGCTCGCAACGACCGGTTTTCCTGGCACGACGAGCGACGCCGCAATCGCGGCCTGCGACCCCGCGGGCGAGGAAGTCGCCTTCTCGGGGAGCGCCACGGAAGTCGGGAGCAGCGCGCGGGCCTGCGTCCGGGAGGCCGTGCGCGCGAGCGTCGAATCGCGGTACGGCGACCGGACGGACGCGACGATTCCCAAATCGGTCGGCGACGCCGACCACGGCGTACGGACGGACCGACGCGCAGCGGTGTTTAACCCATGA
- a CDS encoding cob(I)yrinic acid a,c-diamide adenosyltransferase gives MTHDTESTNDADDERTPEQTPTIEPAEPEEFGLVQVWWGDGKGKTTAALGMGFRAAGHGYRVHLLQFMKGGADSVEDTRGEYAAIDALPTFTYETTGEYGWHGFSDGSDDDEHAARAKAALARAREAAAEGYDMLILDEVLYAANRNLVDPDDVREFVESKPDDLELVLTGGHRRPEYVTDLADLVTHVEKESHPIEDGQGARKGTEF, from the coding sequence ATGACTCACGATACAGAATCCACCAACGACGCGGACGACGAACGCACTCCCGAACAGACTCCCACCATCGAACCGGCCGAACCCGAGGAGTTCGGTCTCGTGCAGGTCTGGTGGGGCGACGGCAAGGGCAAGACCACCGCGGCGCTCGGCATGGGCTTTCGGGCGGCGGGCCACGGCTACCGGGTCCACCTGCTCCAGTTCATGAAGGGCGGCGCGGACAGCGTCGAGGACACACGCGGCGAGTACGCGGCTATCGACGCCCTGCCGACGTTCACCTACGAGACGACCGGCGAGTACGGGTGGCACGGCTTCTCGGACGGGAGCGACGACGACGAACACGCCGCCAGGGCGAAGGCCGCGCTGGCCCGCGCCCGCGAGGCCGCCGCCGAGGGCTACGACATGCTGATTCTCGACGAAGTGCTGTACGCCGCCAACCGAAATCTCGTGGACCCCGACGACGTGCGGGAGTTCGTGGAGTCGAAACCCGACGACCTCGAACTCGTCCTGACCGGCGGCCACCGCCGACCCGAGTACGTCACCGACCTCGCGGACCTCGTGACCCACGTCGAGAAGGAATCCCATCCCATCGAGGACGGGCAGGGTGCGCGGAAGGGAACCGAGTTCTGA
- a CDS encoding PKD domain-containing protein gives MTDTDESIDAEKSCSRRTALKTVGAAGVGLAGSVVATGDAAAAGPTAVIEADALPAEEGEEVTFDGSGSTGDIESYTWYFRNNETLGGGYGEYASGPSFAETWTNNPYTVKLEVTDADGNTDTATVDFYPTETVTPIARIEEEPATGDPDLRTFIGRYSSAPRGSIESYTWYFRNDDAGNDSFGEWASGPTFTQEFASSYQYTVKLEVTDSRGRTDSDTVTFHN, from the coding sequence ATGACCGATACAGACGAATCCATTGACGCCGAAAAGTCCTGTTCGCGCCGAACGGCGCTGAAGACCGTCGGTGCCGCCGGTGTGGGTCTCGCCGGGTCCGTCGTTGCGACCGGCGACGCCGCGGCGGCCGGGCCGACCGCCGTCATCGAAGCGGACGCGCTCCCGGCCGAGGAGGGCGAGGAAGTCACGTTCGACGGGAGCGGTTCGACCGGAGACATCGAGAGCTATACGTGGTACTTCCGGAATAACGAAACTCTCGGGGGCGGATACGGCGAGTACGCCAGCGGCCCGAGTTTCGCGGAGACGTGGACGAACAACCCCTACACGGTCAAGTTAGAGGTCACAGACGCCGACGGCAACACCGACACTGCGACCGTGGACTTCTACCCCACGGAGACGGTCACGCCGATAGCCCGCATCGAGGAGGAACCGGCCACCGGCGACCCCGACCTGCGAACGTTCATCGGTCGGTACTCGTCGGCACCTCGCGGGAGCATCGAGAGCTATACGTGGTACTTCCGGAACGACGATGCTGGCAACGATAGTTTCGGTGAGTGGGCCAGCGGACCGACATTCACCCAAGAGTTCGCCAGTAGTTACCAGTACACCGTCAAACTGGAAGTCACCGACTCGCGGGGGCGGACCGACTCCGATACGGTGACGTTCCACAACTGA